The following proteins are encoded in a genomic region of Lactiplantibacillus plantarum:
- a CDS encoding energy-coupling factor ABC transporter ATP-binding protein, giving the protein MAITFKQVDFTYQPGTPFETKALTDINVTIPTGSYTALIGHTGSGKSTLLQHLNALLKPTSGTVTIGERVITPTTSNKDLKRLRQHVGIVFQFPESQLFEETVAKDIAFGPQNFGASEADALKTAAEMLALVGLDESLLTRSPFDLSGGQMRRVAIAGVLAMQPQVLVLDEPTAGLDPQGRLDMMEMFARLRHERDLTVVLVTHQMDDVANYADNVIVMDRGQIVKTGTPREIFKDPAWLTAHQLGLPKTTAFAHTLQKQGWQFNEWPLTEDELAAAIVQQLPPNAMGEVAAHDE; this is encoded by the coding sequence ATGGCAATTACGTTCAAACAAGTAGATTTTACTTACCAACCGGGTACGCCGTTCGAAACTAAGGCGTTAACTGATATTAACGTCACCATTCCCACCGGCTCTTATACGGCTTTGATTGGTCATACGGGGAGTGGTAAGTCTACACTTTTACAGCATTTGAACGCCTTACTCAAACCGACTAGTGGAACGGTCACGATTGGTGAACGGGTCATTACGCCAACGACGAGTAATAAGGATTTGAAACGATTGCGGCAACACGTGGGCATCGTCTTTCAGTTTCCAGAAAGTCAGTTGTTTGAAGAAACGGTGGCCAAAGACATTGCATTCGGGCCCCAGAATTTTGGGGCCAGCGAAGCGGATGCTTTGAAAACTGCGGCTGAAATGTTGGCTTTAGTTGGGTTAGACGAGTCGTTACTGACGCGGTCACCGTTTGACCTCTCTGGTGGACAGATGCGGCGAGTGGCCATTGCGGGGGTCCTTGCGATGCAGCCGCAAGTCCTAGTCTTGGATGAACCGACTGCCGGATTGGACCCTCAGGGCCGTTTAGATATGATGGAGATGTTTGCCCGTTTGCGCCATGAACGTGATTTGACCGTGGTACTAGTGACCCATCAGATGGATGATGTTGCCAATTACGCGGATAATGTAATCGTGATGGATCGTGGACAAATCGTCAAAACGGGGACGCCTCGTGAGATCTTCAAAGATCCTGCGTGGCTGACTGCCCATCAACTGGGCTTACCGAAAACAACGGCCTTTGCACATACACTCCAAAAGCAAGGCTGGCAATTTAATGAGTGGCCGTTGACCGAGGACGAATTAGCAGCAGCCATCGTCCAACAGTTGCCACCGAACGCAATGGGGGAGGTGGCCGCTCATGATGAATAA
- a CDS encoding NusG domain II-containing protein has translation MRKLRTMIRTFKRYGDMIKPFDIIIIVALIILSFTPLAIFSYQQKQQAEHAALVAKRKATSSETTYNAVVSHNGTVLKRVNITNLKTTKHFTYRDNHGHYNTITFKPKRVAITKANCSDQVCVRRGWIHKPGQTIVCLPHKLLVEIKASNGQVKSGGNGLVTE, from the coding sequence ATGCGTAAATTACGGACAATGATCCGGACATTCAAACGTTATGGGGATATGATCAAGCCGTTTGATATTATTATTATTGTTGCGCTAATTATTTTATCGTTCACCCCACTAGCGATTTTTTCATACCAGCAAAAACAACAAGCTGAACATGCGGCACTAGTGGCTAAGCGAAAGGCCACGAGCAGTGAAACCACGTATAACGCCGTGGTCTCACATAATGGGACCGTCTTGAAGCGTGTCAATATTACGAATCTGAAAACGACTAAGCACTTCACCTATCGCGATAACCATGGGCACTACAACACGATCACATTTAAACCTAAGCGCGTTGCGATTACGAAAGCCAACTGTTCTGACCAAGTATGTGTCCGCCGAGGCTGGATTCATAAACCTGGTCAAACGATTGTTTGTTTGCCCCACAAACTCTTGGTTGAAATTAAGGCCAGCAACGGTCAAGTCAAATCTGGCGGTAATGGTTTAGTTACGGAGTAG
- a CDS encoding FAD:protein FMN transferase — MKLKKWVRIGLIVAMIVPLTACGTSTSRKNAASSRPKPTKVVKTPIEDTQFMMGTVVTLRIYNKGKDNVLAGAFKLLKTEAKEITVNQKGSEIDKINAAAGKKPVAVSKDIYPMIKAAYYYSKNSDESFDLAIGPITSLWHIGFSDAKVPTQQEIDKNVKLVDYKKVKLNDKKRTVYLEEKGMQLDLGGIAKGYMTDQVKTYLLNHGVSTAIIDLGGNIYVLGDSPKGTKSGNWTVGIQDPKASRGTAIGSLPAKNKSIVTSGIYERYLKKNGKVYSHLMDPQTGAPYQNNLMGVSIISKKSVDGDALSTATFDKGLKGGMKYINGKADQGIGAIFITKDKKVYVSNNLKKQFTLFGDAGYKYGPATDLK, encoded by the coding sequence ATGAAGCTAAAAAAATGGGTTCGAATTGGATTAATTGTTGCAATGATCGTGCCATTGACGGCGTGTGGGACGAGTACGAGTCGCAAAAATGCTGCTAGTAGCCGACCCAAACCAACTAAGGTCGTCAAGACGCCGATCGAGGATACCCAGTTCATGATGGGCACAGTTGTCACGTTGCGGATTTATAATAAGGGTAAGGATAACGTGTTAGCTGGGGCGTTTAAGCTGTTGAAAACGGAAGCTAAGGAAATTACGGTCAATCAAAAAGGATCTGAAATTGATAAGATCAACGCCGCTGCCGGTAAAAAGCCAGTGGCTGTCAGCAAGGATATCTACCCAATGATCAAAGCAGCTTACTATTATAGTAAGAATTCAGACGAATCCTTTGATTTAGCCATTGGCCCGATCACATCACTCTGGCATATTGGATTTTCTGATGCCAAGGTGCCCACTCAACAAGAAATTGACAAGAACGTTAAGCTGGTAGACTACAAAAAAGTTAAATTAAATGACAAGAAACGGACCGTTTATCTAGAAGAAAAGGGAATGCAACTAGACCTTGGTGGGATTGCCAAGGGTTACATGACCGATCAAGTGAAGACGTACTTATTAAATCATGGGGTTTCAACGGCCATTATTGACCTCGGTGGTAATATTTATGTTCTGGGTGACAGCCCTAAAGGAACGAAGTCAGGTAACTGGACAGTCGGTATCCAAGATCCAAAAGCGTCACGGGGTACGGCCATTGGCTCACTACCTGCTAAGAATAAGTCAATCGTTACTTCTGGGATCTATGAACGCTATTTGAAGAAGAATGGTAAAGTTTACAGTCATTTGATGGACCCACAAACAGGGGCCCCTTATCAAAACAATTTGATGGGCGTTTCCATCATCTCGAAGAAGTCGGTGGATGGCGATGCACTATCGACGGCCACCTTTGACAAAGGCCTCAAAGGCGGGATGAAGTACATTAATGGTAAAGCGGATCAAGGTATTGGGGCCATTTTTATTACCAAGGATAAAAAAGTATACGTCTCCAATAACTTGAAGAAGCAGTTCACGCTGTTTGGCGATGCTGGTTACAAATACGGGCCAGCCACTGATTTAAAGTAA
- a CDS encoding DegV family protein: protein MYQLLTDSTVDLPYQLLKDKHVDFVSMNVTIDDQEYADDLGHHFDLTDFYHRIGNGVMPSTAQINIGQFIEFFKPYVQAHTPILYLGFSSGLSGTFNNAQQAKTMLLQDQPDAEIYLVDSRAACCGEGLMLLDAIDKRDAGMPIAQLADWLTENRLYYHQWFTVDDLNYLYHGGRVSRTSATVGSLLQIKPVMDVDPLGHLRPVQKVRSRRRSLTTLVNNTLADLRDQTKPRIIIATSDAQEAAQTVREKILAKVPDAEILLEHIGPTITSHTGLGCVAVFSFGKTKRQ from the coding sequence ATGTATCAGCTATTAACAGATTCAACCGTTGATTTACCTTATCAACTACTTAAGGACAAGCATGTCGATTTTGTTTCAATGAACGTCACGATTGACGACCAGGAATACGCGGACGATTTGGGTCACCACTTTGACTTGACTGACTTTTATCATCGGATTGGTAACGGTGTGATGCCTTCTACCGCTCAGATTAATATCGGCCAGTTTATTGAATTTTTCAAGCCGTACGTTCAGGCACATACGCCAATCCTATACCTCGGCTTTTCATCAGGCTTAAGTGGGACCTTCAATAATGCGCAACAGGCCAAGACCATGCTTTTACAAGACCAGCCAGATGCCGAGATCTACCTCGTGGATTCCCGAGCAGCCTGCTGCGGTGAAGGCCTGATGCTACTAGATGCCATTGACAAGCGCGATGCTGGTATGCCAATCGCCCAATTGGCGGATTGGCTGACTGAAAACCGCCTCTATTATCACCAATGGTTCACCGTTGATGACTTAAATTACCTTTATCACGGCGGCCGGGTCTCACGGACCTCCGCGACGGTTGGATCACTCTTACAGATCAAGCCAGTCATGGACGTCGATCCACTCGGCCACTTGCGTCCAGTACAAAAGGTGCGCTCACGGCGCCGGTCACTGACCACACTAGTTAACAACACACTAGCCGATTTACGTGATCAGACCAAGCCGCGCATTATCATTGCCACTAGCGACGCTCAGGAAGCCGCCCAAACCGTTCGTGAAAAGATTTTAGCCAAGGTTCCTGATGCTGAAATTTTGCTCGAACACATTGGGCCGACTATCACTAGCCATACCGGCCTCGGTTGCGTTGCCGTCTTCTCTTTTGGTAAAACTAAACGTCAGTAA
- a CDS encoding Gx transporter family protein: protein MNNSFERSNKTHRNIYIALLVAQGVIIGILERMIPFPFAFAPGAKLGLANLITIVAIYTLSLTDVITLTWLRLILTALLGGTLSTFLYSFGGAFLSLFAMLLVKQLGPKRVSIIGISATGGVMHNVGQLLVASLIAQTWTVMLYLPVLSIIGLAAGSALGIAANYLFTHVTILRYLKFNREHHPDQTKE from the coding sequence ATGAATAATTCATTTGAACGATCAAACAAAACTCATCGTAATATTTATATCGCGTTACTGGTTGCACAAGGCGTGATCATCGGCATCCTTGAACGGATGATTCCATTCCCGTTTGCCTTTGCCCCAGGTGCCAAGCTTGGTTTAGCCAATCTGATTACCATTGTTGCAATCTATACATTATCATTAACTGACGTGATAACCCTAACCTGGCTCCGTTTGATTTTAACGGCCCTCCTAGGTGGCACTTTATCAACCTTTCTGTATAGTTTTGGGGGCGCCTTTCTCAGCCTGTTTGCCATGCTGTTGGTCAAACAATTAGGGCCTAAACGCGTTAGTATTATTGGAATTTCAGCAACTGGTGGCGTCATGCATAATGTTGGTCAGCTATTGGTCGCGAGTCTTATTGCACAGACGTGGACGGTCATGCTCTACTTGCCAGTGCTTTCGATTATTGGACTAGCAGCGGGAAGTGCTCTCGGAATCGCCGCCAACTACTTGTTCACCCACGTCACGATCTTACGCTATCTCAAATTCAATCGAGAACACCATCCAGATCAAACAAAGGAGTAA
- the pplA gene encoding extracellular electron transfer flavoprotein PplA, with amino-acid sequence MKFKSVITGASVVAISALALAGCGSSSSSSSSSSSKKSSSSSSSAKTTKVAKLTAGSKMKAGTYNLEEENYSHGYRTKMSITVNNNGKITKSSYDQVNKNGKSKVDDTSYNKQMKKIAGTNPKTYMPKLNKTLTGSAATGNVGSIDVVTGATESSKTFQNYTQQLVQAAQAGNKSTIKIDNGAKMKDGTYKLNEKNYSHGYKVTFAITVKDNKITKSEYNQVNKNGKSKVDDAAYNKQMKKVAKTNPKTYQPALNKSLVKSSDPTKVDVVTGATESSNTFIMYAEQLQNAAQKGDTNTITVDNMIFSE; translated from the coding sequence ATGAAATTCAAATCAGTTATTACGGGTGCTTCAGTTGTTGCAATTTCAGCTTTAGCTTTAGCAGGTTGTGGCAGCAGTTCTTCAAGTTCTAGCTCGAGTTCATCCAAGAAGAGTTCATCTTCAAGCTCATCAGCTAAGACAACTAAGGTTGCTAAATTAACCGCTGGCAGCAAAATGAAAGCGGGTACTTATAACCTTGAAGAAGAAAATTATTCACATGGTTATCGGACCAAGATGAGTATCACAGTTAATAACAACGGTAAAATCACTAAGTCCAGTTATGACCAAGTGAACAAGAACGGCAAGTCCAAAGTTGATGATACTTCATATAACAAACAAATGAAGAAGATCGCTGGGACTAACCCCAAGACTTACATGCCTAAGTTAAACAAGACGCTGACGGGCTCTGCCGCTACTGGTAACGTGGGCTCCATTGATGTTGTGACTGGTGCGACTGAATCATCAAAGACCTTCCAAAACTACACACAACAATTAGTTCAAGCTGCCCAAGCGGGTAACAAGTCGACCATTAAGATTGACAATGGTGCCAAGATGAAAGATGGTACCTACAAGTTGAACGAAAAGAACTACTCACACGGTTACAAAGTTACTTTCGCAATCACGGTCAAGGATAATAAGATTACGAAGTCTGAATATAACCAAGTGAACAAGAATGGCAAGTCCAAAGTTGACGATGCAGCTTACAACAAGCAAATGAAGAAGGTTGCTAAGACTAACCCTAAGACTTATCAACCAGCTTTGAACAAGTCATTAGTTAAGAGTAGTGATCCAACTAAGGTTGACGTTGTCACGGGTGCCACTGAATCTTCTAACACCTTTATTATGTACGCGGAACAATTACAAAACGCGGCACAAAAGGGTGACACCAACACGATTACTGTTGACAACATGATTTTCTCTGAATAA
- a CDS encoding energy-coupling factor ABC transporter ATP-binding protein — translation MSPIIDVKHLDYRYPQQATDQLTLHDISFTVMPGEWVAIVGHNGSGKSTLAKNLNGLLAPAAGTITVDGQVLSEETVWDIRRKIGMVFQNPDNQFVGATVADDVAFSLENQGVPRSEMLTRVQAALEQVNMQDFATREPARLSGGQKQRVALAGMIAARPQILILDEATSMLDPRGRQEVLTTIRDMKANSALTVLSITHDIDEAASANRVLVINDGEVKEEGTPAEIFQHGEALIKMGLDMPYAERLKAALKRQGVQVPAQYLTEKGMADWLWQLRSNK, via the coding sequence GTGAGTCCGATTATTGACGTTAAACATTTAGATTATCGTTACCCGCAACAAGCTACGGATCAGTTAACGTTACACGATATTTCATTTACGGTCATGCCGGGTGAATGGGTCGCCATTGTCGGCCATAACGGTTCTGGTAAGTCGACCTTGGCCAAGAATTTAAACGGACTGTTAGCACCAGCGGCTGGAACGATTACGGTTGATGGTCAAGTATTATCTGAAGAAACCGTTTGGGACATTCGGCGCAAAATTGGGATGGTTTTCCAAAACCCAGATAATCAATTCGTTGGGGCAACCGTTGCTGATGATGTTGCGTTTAGCCTTGAAAACCAGGGCGTGCCGCGTTCTGAGATGCTAACGCGGGTACAGGCGGCTCTAGAACAAGTCAACATGCAGGATTTTGCGACACGTGAACCGGCACGTTTGTCAGGTGGTCAAAAACAACGGGTGGCGCTGGCTGGTATGATAGCGGCGCGGCCTCAGATTTTGATTCTGGACGAAGCGACGTCAATGTTGGATCCCCGTGGTCGTCAGGAAGTATTGACGACGATTCGCGATATGAAGGCTAATTCAGCGTTAACGGTCTTGTCAATTACGCATGATATTGACGAAGCGGCCAGCGCTAATCGGGTCTTAGTGATCAATGACGGTGAGGTTAAGGAAGAGGGGACTCCAGCGGAAATTTTTCAGCATGGAGAAGCCTTAATTAAGATGGGATTGGACATGCCATATGCTGAGCGCTTAAAAGCAGCGCTAAAGCGGCAGGGTGTTCAAGTGCCCGCACAGTATTTAACAGAGAAAGGAATGGCGGACTGGTTATGGCAATTACGTTCAAACAAGTAG
- a CDS encoding NAD(P)/FAD-dependent oxidoreductase: MAKKNIVVVGAGFAGVYATKKLSKHFKKNADVEITLIDRHSYFTYMTELHEVATERVEPEHIQYDLQRLFARRKNVRLVTDTVTGIDKKAQTVTTEHGSYQYDQLLISLGGESNDFGTPGVKEHGFELWSFEQAMALRAHLSAIIRRGAAELDPAKRKAMLTFTVCGSGFTGSELIGELIEYRDVLARDNKLDPSEITLQLVEAAPTIINMLNRTQAGKAAKYMEKHGVKIMTNSMITEVCEDHVNLKGKDPIPTYTLIWTAGVRANSIVKKFGIETNPRGGRLMANEFMQAKDCNNIFLAGDSTSYQEPDQPRPVPQIVQGAEETAAKAVEGIIKNVDQTDVTIKPFKGAYQASVDSIGSKYAVAQVLEKWNVSGFIAVLLKHAINWMYYVQIFSGYYLFQYFMHEFFRTRNNRNVFRGWVSRAGNVLWSVPLRFFYGAMWLWDCWTKVQGSESWFTDKLRLPFEWITVAATSGASQATKAAATSGASEAATSTAKAAKGVFSLSYMYGKEPLMVFDKMPHWFESITKVFIPNMQMALFFQKFMTCVEIVIALCIFFGLFTWFANAVTIGLVVVFCLSGMFYWVNIWMIFVALALMNGSGRTFGLDYWVVPWMQKHLGHWWYGNVRSHYDGVKTR; this comes from the coding sequence ATGGCAAAGAAAAATATTGTCGTTGTCGGTGCGGGGTTTGCTGGTGTTTACGCAACCAAGAAACTGTCTAAGCATTTCAAAAAAAATGCAGACGTCGAGATTACGTTGATTGACCGGCATTCATACTTCACGTATATGACTGAATTACATGAAGTTGCTACCGAACGGGTGGAACCTGAGCATATCCAATATGATTTGCAACGGTTGTTCGCACGGCGAAAAAACGTTCGTCTCGTGACCGATACCGTGACGGGCATCGACAAAAAGGCACAAACAGTTACTACCGAACACGGAAGTTATCAATATGATCAACTTTTAATTAGTTTGGGTGGGGAATCCAATGACTTTGGGACTCCCGGTGTTAAGGAACACGGCTTCGAATTGTGGTCCTTCGAACAAGCGATGGCATTGCGTGCTCACTTATCTGCAATTATTCGGCGGGGGGCGGCGGAGCTCGACCCTGCTAAGCGCAAAGCCATGTTGACCTTTACAGTCTGTGGTTCTGGTTTTACTGGTTCTGAACTGATTGGTGAATTAATCGAATATCGTGATGTTTTGGCTCGAGACAACAAGCTCGATCCAAGTGAAATCACGCTCCAATTGGTCGAAGCAGCGCCGACTATTATTAACATGCTCAACCGGACGCAAGCCGGTAAGGCCGCTAAGTACATGGAAAAACATGGTGTCAAAATCATGACGAACTCCATGATTACCGAAGTCTGTGAAGACCATGTTAACTTAAAAGGCAAGGATCCAATTCCAACCTACACGTTAATCTGGACAGCCGGTGTTCGTGCTAATAGTATCGTTAAAAAGTTCGGCATTGAAACTAACCCCCGCGGTGGTCGCTTGATGGCCAATGAATTCATGCAAGCTAAGGATTGTAACAATATCTTCTTAGCCGGTGATTCAACCAGCTACCAAGAACCTGACCAACCACGGCCAGTCCCACAAATCGTTCAAGGGGCTGAAGAAACCGCAGCTAAGGCCGTCGAAGGTATTATTAAGAACGTTGACCAGACTGACGTTACGATCAAGCCATTTAAGGGCGCTTATCAAGCATCCGTCGACTCAATTGGTTCCAAATATGCCGTTGCACAAGTTTTAGAGAAGTGGAACGTCTCTGGTTTTATTGCCGTGCTTTTAAAACACGCCATCAACTGGATGTACTACGTTCAGATTTTCTCAGGTTACTACCTATTCCAGTACTTCATGCACGAATTCTTCCGGACTCGTAATAACCGTAACGTCTTCCGCGGTTGGGTCTCACGGGCTGGTAACGTACTCTGGAGTGTGCCACTGCGGTTCTTCTATGGTGCCATGTGGTTATGGGACTGCTGGACTAAAGTTCAGGGATCTGAATCCTGGTTCACTGACAAGTTACGGTTACCATTCGAATGGATTACCGTGGCCGCAACCAGTGGTGCCTCTCAAGCAACTAAAGCCGCTGCAACCAGTGGTGCTTCTGAAGCTGCCACGTCAACCGCTAAAGCCGCTAAGGGTGTCTTCAGTCTTTCATACATGTACGGTAAAGAACCCCTGATGGTCTTTGACAAAATGCCACATTGGTTCGAATCAATTACCAAGGTCTTCATTCCGAACATGCAAATGGCCCTCTTCTTCCAGAAATTCATGACTTGTGTTGAAATCGTCATTGCATTATGTATTTTCTTCGGACTCTTTACTTGGTTTGCTAACGCAGTCACCATTGGCTTAGTTGTCGTCTTCTGCTTATCTGGCATGTTCTACTGGGTCAACATTTGGATGATCTTTGTTGCCCTCGCCTTAATGAACGGTTCCGGACGGACATTTGGGTTAGACTACTGGGTCGTTCCGTGGATGCAAAAACACCTTGGACACTGGTGGTACGGCAACGTTCGTTCTCATTACGACGGTGTTAAAACCCGCTAG
- the rpsI gene encoding 30S ribosomal protein S9, producing the protein MAQVQYRGTGRRKDSVARVRLVPGTGKIVMNDKSVEDYIPFADIRKELLQPFEVTETTDQYDVLVNVNGGGFHGQAGATRHGIARALLEVDPDFRTPLKRAGLLTRDARMKERKKPGLKKARKASQFSKR; encoded by the coding sequence TTGGCTCAAGTACAATATCGCGGCACAGGCCGTCGTAAAGATTCAGTAGCCCGCGTACGCTTAGTACCAGGTACTGGTAAAATTGTTATGAATGACAAATCTGTTGAAGATTACATTCCATTTGCAGATATTCGCAAGGAATTGTTACAACCATTCGAAGTAACTGAAACAACTGATCAATATGATGTTTTAGTTAACGTTAATGGTGGTGGCTTCCATGGTCAAGCCGGCGCAACTCGTCATGGGATCGCTCGGGCATTGCTCGAAGTTGACCCAGATTTCCGTACTCCTTTGAAGCGCGCGGGTCTCTTAACTCGTGATGCTCGTATGAAGGAACGTAAGAAGCCAGGTTTGAAGAAAGCCCGGAAAGCTTCACAATTCTCAAAACGTTAA
- a CDS encoding energy-coupling factor transporter transmembrane component T family protein codes for MMNKLIFGRYIPGDSVVHHMDPRAKLLLSFYFIGIIFIANNWATYALLFAFTLAAIYLSGVKWSFFINGVKPLIWLILFTVILQVLFSASGGHVYFQWGIITISQLGLINGVYIFCRFVLIIFMSTLLTLTTPPLELSDAIEYILMPLKAVHFPVYEVALMLSIALRFVPTLMDETEKIMNAQRARGVDFGEGNIFQQMRAVVPLLIPLFVSSFNRAEDLATAMEARGYQGGEGRSKYRILKWHQRDTWATGCFAILTVALIFLRA; via the coding sequence ATGATGAATAAATTGATCTTTGGTCGCTACATTCCGGGAGACTCCGTGGTTCACCATATGGACCCCCGGGCGAAACTGTTACTGAGTTTTTATTTTATTGGGATTATTTTTATTGCCAATAACTGGGCGACCTATGCCTTGCTATTTGCCTTTACATTGGCCGCTATTTACCTATCCGGTGTGAAATGGTCGTTCTTCATCAACGGCGTCAAACCGCTGATTTGGTTGATTTTATTCACCGTCATCCTGCAAGTGTTGTTTAGTGCAAGTGGCGGGCACGTTTACTTTCAATGGGGCATCATTACAATCAGCCAACTTGGATTGATCAACGGAGTCTATATTTTTTGCCGGTTCGTGTTGATTATTTTTATGTCAACGCTGTTAACTCTAACAACGCCGCCACTGGAATTGTCGGATGCCATTGAATATATCTTGATGCCGCTCAAAGCGGTCCATTTTCCAGTCTATGAAGTGGCGCTGATGTTGTCGATTGCCTTACGCTTTGTGCCAACGTTGATGGACGAAACGGAAAAAATTATGAATGCACAACGGGCCCGGGGGGTCGACTTTGGTGAAGGCAATATCTTTCAACAAATGCGTGCCGTAGTTCCGCTGCTGATTCCGCTGTTTGTCAGCTCATTTAACCGGGCTGAGGATTTAGCAACGGCAATGGAAGCACGTGGCTATCAAGGCGGCGAGGGTCGCAGTAAGTACCGGATTCTTAAGTGGCACCAACGTGATACGTGGGCTACCGGATGCTTTGCGATCTTGACCGTTGCATTGATTTTCTTGCGTGCATAA
- the rplM gene encoding 50S ribosomal protein L13: MRTTYMAKPGEIDRKWYVVDATDVPLGRLSTVVASILRGKNKPTFTPNVDTGDNVIVINASKVALTGKKAERKIYYHHTAYAGGLKERTAGDFLAKEPTKLIETSVKGMLPHNSLGHKMGLKLHVYAGAEHTQQAQKPEVLDITNLI; this comes from the coding sequence GTGCGTACAACATATATGGCTAAACCAGGTGAAATTGATCGTAAATGGTATGTAGTTGATGCAACCGATGTACCTTTGGGTCGTCTTTCAACTGTCGTCGCATCAATCTTGCGTGGTAAGAACAAACCTACCTTTACCCCTAACGTGGATACTGGTGATAACGTTATCGTTATTAATGCAAGCAAGGTCGCTTTAACTGGGAAGAAAGCAGAACGGAAGATTTATTATCATCATACTGCTTATGCTGGTGGTTTAAAGGAACGGACTGCCGGTGACTTCTTGGCAAAGGAACCTACTAAATTGATTGAAACTTCAGTTAAGGGTATGCTTCCTCACAACTCTTTAGGCCACAAGATGGGCTTGAAGTTGCATGTTTATGCTGGTGCAGAACATACGCAACAAGCACAAAAGCCTGAAGTTTTGGACATCACTAACTTAATCTAA
- the truA gene encoding tRNA pseudouridine(38-40) synthase TruA, with the protein MTTRYKVVLAYDGTNFAGFQRQPHQRTVEQVVTKAVNKMAKDPVEPIVIYGAGRTDAGVHAFGQTLHFDLPYEINPEGVRRGLNSMLPMDTIVKAVSIVPNDFHARYDTVGKRYWYRAYQNEFVDPFKRHYTGHFKFAADIDRIQQAIGDLEGRHDFSTFVASGSQAHDHVREIYSAKAWALPDEREIQFEFCGSGFLYNQVRIMVAVLMEIGQGRRAVDCIPALLAAKDREQARGTAPAAGLYMKKVYYEQNELQADLIKY; encoded by the coding sequence GTGACCACGCGGTATAAAGTAGTTTTAGCATATGACGGCACCAATTTTGCGGGTTTTCAACGCCAGCCACACCAGCGAACTGTCGAGCAGGTCGTCACTAAGGCGGTCAATAAGATGGCGAAAGATCCCGTTGAACCGATTGTGATCTACGGCGCGGGCCGAACGGATGCTGGTGTACATGCGTTTGGACAGACGTTGCATTTTGACTTGCCGTACGAAATTAATCCAGAAGGGGTTCGGCGCGGCCTGAACAGCATGTTACCGATGGATACAATCGTAAAGGCCGTTTCCATTGTGCCGAATGATTTTCACGCGCGTTATGATACGGTCGGTAAGCGGTACTGGTATCGGGCCTATCAAAATGAATTTGTAGATCCATTTAAACGGCACTATACGGGGCATTTTAAGTTCGCTGCGGATATTGACAGAATTCAGCAAGCCATCGGTGACTTAGAAGGACGGCACGATTTCTCGACCTTCGTTGCGTCCGGTTCGCAAGCACATGACCATGTTCGTGAGATCTATTCAGCCAAAGCGTGGGCCTTGCCGGATGAACGCGAAATTCAGTTTGAATTTTGCGGTAGTGGTTTTTTATATAACCAGGTTCGAATTATGGTGGCTGTTTTGATGGAAATTGGTCAGGGCCGGCGCGCAGTTGACTGTATTCCAGCATTACTAGCGGCTAAAGACCGTGAGCAAGCGCGGGGAACGGCTCCTGCGGCTGGACTTTATATGAAAAAAGTGTATTATGAACAAAATGAATTACAAGCTGATTTGATAAAGTATTGA